The Oncorhynchus nerka isolate Pitt River linkage group LG12, Oner_Uvic_2.0, whole genome shotgun sequence genome includes a region encoding these proteins:
- the LOC115138913 gene encoding somatostatin receptor type 1-like, which translates to MENMATNRSGDYPEYPTGLPYNSSLDYEDYDQELDASKIIIPSIYALVCCVGLTGNAMVIYVILKYAKMKTATNIYILNLAIADELFMLSVPFLATSAAVRHWPFGSLMCRLVLSVDGINMFTSIFCLTVLSVDRYVAVVHPIKAARYRRPTVAKVVNVCVWGLSLLVILPIIIFADTVPAQDGGVDCNFLWPEAAWSVAFVVYTFLLGFLLPVGAICLCYCLMVARMRAVGLKAGWLQRRRSEKKITRMVLCIVAVFVLCWMPFYIVQLVSVFHRPPDAMVTQLFVILSYANSGANPILYGFVSDNFRRSFQRIVCFRWLESGLDGEQVDYRAVALKRQATNGQKDFPKECLASGMVFRNGTCTSRTTTL; encoded by the coding sequence ATGGAAAACATGGCCACCAACCGGTCCGGTGACTACCCAGAATACCCCACCGGCCTCCCCTACAACTCCAGCCTAGACTATGAGGACTACGACCAGGAACTTGATGCCAGTAAGATCATCATCCCCTCCATCTACGCACTGGTCTGCTGTGTGGGTCTTACAGGCAATGCCATGGTCATCTATGTCATCCTCAAATACGCCAAGATGAAAACTGCCACCAATATTTATATATTAAATCTGGCAATTGCAGATGAACTGTTTATGTTGAGTGTTCCGTTCTTGGCGACTTCAGCGGCTGTACGCCATTGGCCGTTTGGCTCGCTCATGTGCCGTCTGGTGTTGAGCGTGGACGGCATCAACATGTTTACATCTATCTTCTGTCTGACGGTGTTGAGCGTGGATCGATATGTGGCCGTGGTTCACCCTATCAAGGCTGCCCGCTACCGCCGTCCCACCGTGGCAAAGGTGGTCAACGTCTGCGTGTGGGGCCTCTCGCTCCTCGTCATCCTCCCCATCATCATCTTTGCTGACACGGTCCCGGCGCAGGACGGCGGCGTGGACTGCAACTTCCTGTGGCCTGAGGCTGCATGGTCAGTGGCGTTCGTGGTGTACACCTTCCTGCTCGGCTTCCTGCTTCCTGTAGGTGCTATCTGCCTCTGCTACTGCCTGATGGTGGCGCGCATGCGTGCGGTCGGGCTCAAAGCCGGTTGGCTGCAGCGAAGGCGCTCGGAGAAAAAGATCACGCGGATGGTGTTGTGCATTGTGGCGGTCTTCGTGCTCTGCTGGATGCCCTTCTACATCGTCCAGCTGGTCAGCGTGTTCCACCGCCCCCCGGACGCCATGGTTACCCAGCTCTTTGTCATCCTGAGTTACGCCAACAGCGGCGCCAACCCCATCCTCTACGGCTTCGTGTCCGATAACTTCCGGCGGTCGTTCCAGAGGATTGTGTGTTTCCGTTGGCTGGAGTCTGGGCTGGATGGAGAACAGGTGGACTACCGTGCCGTAGCTCTGAAGAGACAGGCCACCAATGGACAGAAAGACTTCCCTAAGGAATGTCTGGCATCCGGTATGGTGTTCCGGAATGGGACGTGCACGTCACGCACGACTACACTGTGA